The genomic interval CTATTTCGTCGACATCAAAGGAAAGCGTCTGCATCGCCTGACGCTCAAGGGCCGCGCGCAAACGACATGGGACATGCCGGAAGCGATCGGGTGGGTGCTGCCGCGTGCGACTCGCCCCGGTTTCATCGCGGGCTTCAAGAGCGGATTCGCCGCGCTGACGCTGGATCCGCTCACGATCCATCGGATCGGCTCGCCAGAACCCGATCGCGCGAACAATCGCCTCAACGACGCCAAGGTCGATGCTCACGGCCGCATCTGGGCCGGCTCGATGGATGACGACGAGAAGCAATCTTCCGGCGCACTCTATCGTCTCGATCCCTCAATGCACTGGACGCGCATGGACGATGGGTACGGCGTCGCCAACGGCCCAACCTTCAGTCCTGACGGCGCCACGCTCTATCACACCGATAGCGCGCGCCGCATCGTCTACCGCTTCGCACTGTCGCGCGACGGCGCGTTGTCGGAGCGCGGTGTCTTCGTGCGCTTCAAGGATGAATGGGGCTATCCGGACGGCATGACCACAGACAGCGAAGGCGGCGTTTGGATCGCGCACTGGGACGGTGCGCGCATCAGCCGCTTCACGCCTGACGGCGCACTGGACCGCTCGATTGCACTGCCTGTCTCGCGCCCAACGAGCTGCGTGTTCGCCGGCGAGGCGCTCAACCGGATGTTCGTCACGTCCGCCTCGATTGGCCGCGAGGGCGAACCGCTCGCCGGCGGCCTGTTCGAAGTGGACGCCGGCGCGCGCGGCGCTCCATCATTTGCGTTCGCGGGGTAAGCATGGCGAAGCCATCGATCGTGGGCGTGGACTGGGGCTCCACCAACCTTCGCGCCTTCCGTTTCGACGCCGAAGGCGAGATCGCTGAAGTGCGCCGGGCCGAATCCGGCGCGCGCACGCTTCGGGGCGCGGCGTTTGCCGACGTCCTGGAAACCCTCATCAGTGATTGGATCGACGATCAGAGCCGCATCGTAACGTGCGGCATGGCCGGCGGACGCGAGGGGTGGACCGAGGCGCCGTACGCCAATTGCCCCGTCGATATGCACGCTCTCGCCGGCTCGGTTATCCGCGCGCCCGCCAAGTTCGCCGACGTCTGGATCGTGCCGGGCGCAAAATCGATCCGCGACGACGGGCGCGTTGAAGTGATGCGGGGCGAGGAGACGCAAATCCTCGGCGGCCTCGAGAACGAGCGCGCGCCAGCCATCGTGATCGCGCCCGGCACACATTCGAAGTGGGCTCGTGTCGAAAACGGCCGGCTCGTGAGCTTCCGCACTTACATGACCGGCGAATTGTTCGCGCTGCTGAAGGCGCACTCCATCCTCGGCCGCACCATGGATGTCTCGGCGCCGCACGATGCGGCCGCGTTTGATCTCGGCGTCCACCGCGCGCTCGAAGACAAGGGCTTGCTCAATTTGATCTTCAGCACGCGCTCGGAAGTGTTGTTCGAGCATCTCTCTCCCGCGGCAGCGCCCTCATACCTCTCTGGGGTGCTGCTCGGCGCCGAGGTCGGCGAAGCGCTGGATCGCACGCCTTTCACCCGCGATACGCCCATCTTCCTGGTCGGCGATCCCGGCCTTGCCGGCCGCTACGCCCAAGCGCTTGCCATTGCCGGCCACAATCAGGTGCAAACACTCGACGGTGAACGCGCCGCAGCGCGAGGCCTCTGGCGCATCGCGCTGGAGCGCGGCGCATGAACCTAGCGCACATCATTGAGGTGATGCCGCTCGTTGCGATTCTGCGCGGGCTCACCCCCGCGGACGCAGTGCCCGTCGCCGCATCGTTGCAGCGTGCGGGCATCATCTGTCTGGAAGTGCCGCTCAACTCGCCGCAGCCGTTCGACAGCATCGCCGCCATTCGCACAAAATTTGGAGACGCCTTGTTCGTCGGCGCTGGCACCGTGCTCGCCACCGAGCAAGTCACCGAAGCCGCCGCCGCCGGTGCGGAATTCATCGTGTCCCCAAATACGGATATCGAGGTCATTCAGAATACAAAGGCGCGCGGCCTTTCGAGCGTACCAGGCTTCTTCACACCGACGGAGGCGCTGACAGCCGCAAAAGCGGGTGCCGACGCGCTGAAGCTTTTTCCCGCAGACGGCGCGAGCCCCGCGCATCTGAAATCAATGAAGGCCGTGCTGCGGGGCGATTTGCCTGTTCTCGCGGTCGGCGGCGTCAGCGAGTCAAGCATGGCCGATTGGATGGCTGGCGGCGCTGCCGGTTTCGGCATCGGCGGCGCGCTCTATAGGCCCGGCGCCTCGCCGGAAGACGTCGAAGCCAAGGCCCGCGCCCTTGTCGCGGCCTTCAAGGCGACATGCAAATGAGGCCCTCGCCTCACTCCCCCCGTCGCGCTAAACTGCCCGCCCCTAAGGGACAATCCGTGCCGAGTCATCCTCCCACCCAGAACTTGACGACCAGTATCGTCAACGACTTGGGCATCGCCATCGTTACCGGAAAATACTCGGAACAGAATCCGTTCCCGGTCGAGGGCGAACTGTGCAAGCAATATAAGGCGAGCCGCAGTGTGTTGCGCGAAGCCGTCAAGATGCTGACGGCGAAGGGCCTGCTCAAAGCGCGGCCGCGTCAGGGCACCTGGGTGCAAAGCGAAGAGCACTGGAACCTGCTCGACCCGGACGTGCTGCGTTGGATGCTCGAGCGCAAATTTTCACTTCGGCTGCTCATCGAGTTCACGCAGATCCGCCTGGCGGTCGAACCCGGCGCCGCTGCGCTCGCGGCTCAATTGGCCGGCCCGGCCGAACAGGCCGCCATCACGCGCGGCATCGAACGCATGCTCGCCGCCGACCGCGGCGAAGACGATCCACTCGATTCCGACATCGCCTTCCACTCGTCCGTTCTGCGCGCGAGCGGAAATCCCTTTTATGCGCAGCTGCGCGAGTTGATCGAGACAGCTCTCCGCTTCTCAATCCGCCGCACCAATACTTACAAAGGCGTGAAGTTCGCGAGCGTGCTTGACCATAAGCGGGTCGCCGACGCCATCATTGCAGGCGATGCGACGGGCGCCGAGCGGTTCATGCGAGCGCTGATCCAAGAGGCGCTGGATCTGATGATGGCCGAGGAGCGCAAACGCAAACGCGACCGGCGCTCCGCCTAAAGCATGATCAAGCTCGGCCTCGTCGGCGTCGGCAAGATCGCACGCGACCAGCATTTGCCGGTCATTGCCGCGAGCGCCGAGTTCGAACTCGTGGCCGCCGCAAGCCGCAACGCTTCGGTTGAAGGCGTCCGCAACTACGCCTCGCTCGAAGCCATGCTCACTGCCGAACCGTCGGTCGACGCGGTGACACTCTGCACGCCGCCTGGCCCGCGCGAAGCGGACGCGCGACTCGCGCTGGCGCGCGGGCTTCACGTGCTGCTTGAGAAGCCTCCGGCCGCGACGGTAGCGGCGGCGCACGATCTCGTTTCCCGCGCGAACGGATGCGCGTTGCACGCCTCCTGGCATTCACGCCACGCCCCGGGTGTCACGCCGGCCCGCGACTGGCTGCACGGCCGCCGCATCCAAAGCGTGGAGATCGTCTGGAAAGAGGACATCCGCCGCTGGCATCCGGGCCAGGACTGGATTCTGGCGCCGGGAGGCATGGGCGTGTTCGATCCCGGCATCAACGCGCTCTCGATCCTAACCGAGATCATCCCGTCGAGGATCAACCTAATCAGCGCCGAACTGGACATCCCCACAAATCGCGAGATGCCGATCGCCGCGCGTTTGCTGGCGCATACGAGCGATGGCGCCGCTATCAGCGCTAAGTTCGATTTTCTGCAGACCGGCGATCAAATCTGGGAGATTGCGATCGAAACCGATCGCGGCGTGCTTCGTCTCATCGACGGCGGAGACCGGCTCTTGATCGATAACAACGAGCAAGTGCTTGGAACGCTCAGTCGCCATCACGAGTATGCTGGAGTCTACCAGCACTTCGCCACCCTCATACGCGAACACCGCGTCGATTTTGATTTGCGCCCGCTTGAACTCGTCGCGGGCGCTTTCACCTTTGGTCGTCGCAACGAAAAGCCCAATTTCGAGTTCTAGTTGGCGAATAAATGTTTCCGAGGGCCGTTTCTACACGGAGGGCCGAACAATTATCTGCCCACGGACTCCACGGTGTTTCCTGCCCGTTCCGCGCACAATTTCAGGATCCAGCGCCGATGGCGGAAATGTTCTACGCGCAGGTCGCGGAAACATCGGTGCTTCGCTACCACGGTGAGACCAGCCGCATTTCGCGCGGCGTCAACGAGCTCGCAGCCGCGACACCGGACAATCTCGCAATCCTCGCCTACGATGAGTCCGTCGATCTCGTGGAAGGAGGCCAGCGCCTCTCTCTGAGGCCCGGCGATCTTTATCTTTATCATCCTAGCCGGCCGGTCGAGGTCATCGGCGACGACTGCCTGGGCCTCAGCGCGTTCTGCGTGGCGACAGGGCTGATCGAGTCTGCGCATGCCGAGATGTGGAGCCCGTCAGGCGCTGTGCTCCATCGCGAAAGGGCGACGACACGGCTGCTGCGCGCCGTGCTCCTGCCGCTGCTGGACCTAGCACGAGATCTGCCCGAGACGACCTTCCTCTCCACGCTGCGCCACGCAGCGCAGGTGGCCGCACTGGAAGTTGGCGGACGAACGCACGAGCGCGGACGGGAGGCGAAACGCAGCCTGCGGCTCCACCGCGCGCAGGCTCTGATCGAAGTCCGCCATCGCGATCCCGCATTCGGGCCCGGAGTGGCTGCCCGTGAACTCGGATGCTCTGTGCGCTTGATCCACCAGATTTTTGAAGCCGCGGACCGCAGTTTCGGTGCGCATCTGCTGGAAGCGCGGCTCCGCACAGCGTGGAAGTTGCTGGCTTCTCCAGACAATGACCAGCGGGCAATCACACAGATCGCCTACGACTCGGGGTTCAACGATCTATCGACATTCCACCGCGCATTCCGGCGGATGTTTGGCGTCTCTCCGCGCGACGTCAGGTCTGGACTCATCTAGCAGATCGCCGCCGTCGTTCGGCGCGCTGCCCCGGGCTTCGGCGGCGCGGGTGCACCAGTGTGCGAGCAGAAACCCCATCCGCTTCCAGTTGTCATCGGGCGTGCAAGGGGCAAGCTGCATCAGAAATTCCCCAACCGATCACTATCCCTTGAATGACACTCGCGCGTTCGCGCGAGTAGCGTATGCACTACCGAACGCGTCGCGGGCGCCTATGTTGTGGGGCGCAAACGGATCGACGGCGCGGAACTCTCGTATGAATTCTAAGAAAGACTATCGCGGCCGCACCCTGTGCGCGATGCTGCTCGCGCTCACGCTTGCGAGTTGCAGTCAACCCGAACAGCCAGCGCCGCCGCCAGCGGAAGTCGGCATCGTGGTGATCGCGGCGCAACCGTACGAGCACGTCATTCGGCTGCCCGGCCGCGTCAGTGCGTTTGAAGTTTCCGAAGTGCGTCCGCAGATCGGCGGCATCGTGCGCAGCCGCAACTTCCGCGAAGGCGCCAGCGTGCGCGCTGGCCAAGTGCTCTACGAAATCGATCCCGCACAAGCGCGCACGCAGTACGCCGACGCGCAGGCCGCGTCCGCATCAGCACAAGCACGATTCGAGCGCTACGAGCGCCTCATCGACATCAACGGCGTCAGCCGCCAGGAGTATGACGACGCCCGCGCCGCCGCCAACCAGGCGCGCGCCGGCGTCGATGCTGCACGCATCAACCTCGGCTACACGCGCGTCACCGCTCCGATCAGCGGCGTCATCGGCGCCTCGACGGTGACGCCAGGCGCGCTGGCCACGCCGTCGCAAGCCGAGCCTTTCGCGGTGATCCAGCAGATCGATCGCGTTTACGTCGACATGACGCGCTCTGCCTCGGAGCTGCTGCAGTTGCGCGGCACGGCCGCAAGCCCGCGCGCTCGCGTGCGCATCATCCTGCCCGGCGGCGAGTACTACCCGACCGACGGCGAGCTCCAATTCTCCGACGTCACCGTGAACGAATCCACCGGCGCGGTTCGCCTGCGCGCGCTCTTCCGCAATCCGAACCGCACGCTGTTGCCCGGCATGTTCGTCAACGCCGAGGTTTCGCAAGCCGTGCAGCAGGACGCGATCCTGGCGCCACAGCGTGGCGTGACGCGCAATGCCCGCGGCGAAGCCACAGCGCTTGTCGTCAATGCGCAAAACGTCGTCGAGGAGCGCACCCTGGAAACCGGCCCGACCGCCGGCGATCAATGGGTTGTGCTCTCCGGCCTCAACCCCGGTGACCGCGTCATCATCGAAGGCGTGCAACGCGCGCAAGCAGGCGCAACCGTGAACCCGGTGCCAGCGGGCTCGACGACGCCGCCGCCTGAAGGCCCACCGCAACAGGGCGGCGGTGGTCACTGATGCTACCGCGCTTTTTTATCGACCGGCCGATCTTCGCATGGGTGATCGCTATCGTGATCGCGCTCGCGGGCGCGCTCTCGATTTTGCGTTTGCCGGTGGCGCAGTATCCGCAGATCGCGCCACCGAGCGTTACGATTACCGCGATATATCCCGGCGCCTCTGCACAAACGGTTGAAGACACGGTCACGCAAGTGATCGAGCGGCAGATGACCGGCCTCGACGACATGCTCTACATGAGCGCGTCGAGCGATTCCTCCGGCTCATCCACCATCACCATCACGTTCGAGCAAGGCGCCGATCCCGACGTCGCGCAGGTGCAAGTTCAGAACAAACTCGCCAACGCACTGCCGGCGCTGCCGCAAGTGGTCCAGCAGCAAGGCGTCAACGTCGCCAAATCGACCGGCAACTTCCTGCTCATCGTCGGCCTTCTCTCCGACAACCCCGACGTCACCGCCAACGACATGTCGGATTTCGCGTCCGCCACGCTGCTTGATCAACTGAGCCGTGTCGAAGGCGTAGGCCAGGTGCAATTGTTTGGCGCCGCGTACGCGATGCGGATCTGGCTCGATCCCAACCGGCTGCAGGGCTTTTCACTCACGCCCGGCGATGTCATTGCCGCCATCCGTGCGCAGAACGCCGAAGTTTCCGCCGGCCAGATCGGCGCTCAGCCTTACGTCGAAGGCCAACAGCTCAACGCGACAGTCTCAGCGCAATCGCTGCTGGAGACGCCCGAAGAATTCCAAAACATCCTGCTGCGCACGTTGCCCGATGGATCGACCGTGCGCCTGCAAGACGTTGCCCGCGTCGAACTCGGCGCCGAGTCCTACGGCTTCGACAGCCGCTTCAACGGCCAACCGGCCACGGGTCTCGCCGTGTCACTCGCCTCCGGCGCCAACGCCGTGGACACCGCCGCGCGCGTCCGCCAGCGCATCAACGACCTCTCGCCATCCTTCCCCGATGGCATTCGCGCCAACTTTCCCTACGACACCACACCGTTCGTGGCGAAGTCGATCGAAGAAGTCGTCAAGACGCTGATCGAAGCCGTCGTGCTCGTCTTCCTGGTTATGTTCCTGTTTCTGCAGAGCTGGCGCGCGACCATCATCCCGACCATCACCGTGCCGATCGTTCTGCTCGGCACGTTCGGCGCGCTCGCCATGTTCGGCTTTAGCATCAACACGCTCACCATGTTCGCCATGGTGCTGGCGATCGGCATGCTGGTCGATGACGCCATCGTCGTGGTCGAGAACGTCGAACGCGTGATGCGCGAGGAAGGGCTCGACGCCAGAGAAGCCACGCGAAAATCGATGGACCAGATTACCGGCGCGTTGATCGGCGTCGCACTGGTGCTCGCGGCGGTGTTCGTGCCGATGGCGTTCTTCCCGGGATCGACCGGCGTCATCTACCAGCAGTTCTCCATCACCATTGTCGCGGCCATGTCGCTATCAGTGCTGATGGCGCTGACACTGACGCCCGCACTCACTGCTGCATTGTTGCGTCACGAGCCGCCACGCCGCGAAGGCTCACGCGTCGGCGCTGTGTTCAACCGTTTCAATGCCGGCCTCGCCTGGGTCTCCACGCGCTACCAGGGCATTCTCGGCCGCACACTGGCGCCGAAGCGCGGCAGCCGCATGCTCGGCATCTACGTGATTATCTGCGTCGCGCTCGGCTTGCTGTTCGCGCGCCTGCCCTCTGCGTTCTTCCCGGATGAGGACCAAGGTTTCTTCATCACCGTGGTGCAGCTGCCGCCTGGCGCTTCCGCAGATCGCACCTCCGCCGTGCTTCGCCAAGTCGAGGATTATTACCGCGAGAACGAAAGCGAGACGATTGAATCGTATTTCGCCGTGCAAGGCTTCGGCTTCGCCGGCGCTGGCCAGAACCAAGGCCTCATGTTCGTTCAGCTGAAGCCATGGGAAGAGCGACGCGGCGCCGGCCAGCGCGTCGATGCAATTGTCGGCCGCGCTTTCGGCGCGCTCAGCCAAATCCGCGACGGCTCAGTCTTCCCGGTGCAACCACCGGCCGTGGTTGAACTCGGCTTCTCCGGCGGCTTCGACATGCAGCTCGTGAACGTCGCGGGGCTATCACGCGAGCAGTTCACCGATGCGCGCAATCAATTGCTCGGGCTCGCCGGCCAGAACCAACGCCTAAGCCAAGTGCGCCCCAACGGCCAGGATGACACGCCCCAACTGCAGCTCGACATCGATCAGCATGCGGCCGCCGCGCTGGGCGTCTCCATCCCCGACATCAACACCACGCTGGCGGGCGCGTGGGGCGGCGTCTACGTCAACGACTTCATCGATCGCGGCCGCATCAAGCGCGTCTTCCTGCAAGGCGATGCGCCATTCCGCATGGCGCCTGAAGACATTGGCCAATGGCACGTGCGCACAGAATCCGGCGAGATGGCCCCCTTCTCCGCGTTCGCGACATCGCGCTGGATCTCCGCGTCACCGCGGCTTGAGCGCTTCAACGGCGCGCCATCGTTCAACATCCAAGGCGCCGGCGGCCAAGGCGTCAGCTCCGGCGCGGCCATGATCGAAATGGAATCGCTCATTGACCAACTCCCCGCTGGCGTCGCCGCCAACTGGACCGGATCGTCCTACGAAGAGCGCCAGTCCGGCGCGCAGGCGCCCGCGCTTTACGCGCTCTCGTTGCTGGTCGTGTTCTTGTGTCTCGCTGCGCTCTACGAGAGTTGGACCATCCCTCTCGCGGTGCTGATCGTGGTGCCGCTTGGTCTGCTCGGCGCGGCGCTGGCAGCAAACCTGCGCGGGCTTTCCAACGACATCTACTTCCAAGTCGGCTTGCTGGCGACCATGGGTCTCGCGGCGAAGAACGCGATCCTAATCGTCGAGTTCGCGCGCAACTTGGCCGAGCAAGGCCGCTCGTGGGGGGAAGCGGCAATGGAAGCGGCGCGCATCCGCATGCGTCCCATTCTGATGACGTCGTTCGCGTTCGTGTTCGGCGTAATGCCCATGGCGCTCGCATCCGGCGCCGGCTCCGGTGCGCAGAACGCAATCGGCACCGCGGTGATAGGCGGCATGCTGGCGGCCACCATTCTAGTGCCGTTGCTCACGCCGTTCTTCTTCGTCGAGGTCCACAAACTGTTCGAGCGCGACTGGTTCAAACGCCGCGAACCGGCGACTGAGCCGCCAGCATTGTCGGGGCCAGCCGAATGATCCAGCGCCTCGCCCTCCTACCCGCGCTCGCACTGCTCAGCGCGTGCGCCGTGCTCGAACCCCGATACGAGCGTCCCGCCCTGCCGGTTCCGGGTCAATGGCCCGCCGCAAGCCTGCCGGCGCAAGGCAAGCCGACGCTGCCTGAATGGCAGGCTTTCTATGCCGACGACAAGTTGCGCGCGCTCATCACACTCGCGCTCGAAGAAAACCGCGACCTCCGCGTCGCCGCCATCAACATCGAACGCGCCCGCGCGCTTTATCGCATCCAACGCGCCGAGCGTTTGCCGGCGATCGACGCCGCCGCCGCCGGCAACATCCAGGGTGTGACGCCGCGCGGCGGTGATGAAAGCGTCGAGCGCACCTACACCGCCGGTCTCAATCTAGCGGCGTTCGAGATCGACTTTTTCGGCCGCGTCCGCGGCCTCAGCCGCAGCGCGCTACAGCAATATCTCGCCACCGAAGACGCCCGCGATAGCGCCCAGATCAGCCTCATCTCCGAAGTCGCCGCCGCCTACATCACCTATGCCGGCGACCTTGAACTCCTCGCGCTGGCCCAACGCACGCTCGACGCCCAAGACCAATCGCTCACGCTGACGCAGCGCCGCTTCGAGGAAGGCGTATCCTCTCAGCTCGACGTCTATCGCGCGCAAACCATCGTCGAAACCGCGCGCGCCGACGCCGCCCGCTACACCCGCTTCGTGGCGCAAGACGAGAACGCGCTGGCGCTGCTGCTCGGCGCACCCGTGCCTGAAGAACTACGTCCCACAACGAT from Terricaulis silvestris carries:
- a CDS encoding SMP-30/gluconolactonase/LRE family protein; translation: MAALAPTPASAITYTWPVRATLGEGPVYDAREDALYFVDIKGKRLHRLTLKGRAQTTWDMPEAIGWVLPRATRPGFIAGFKSGFAALTLDPLTIHRIGSPEPDRANNRLNDAKVDAHGRIWAGSMDDDEKQSSGALYRLDPSMHWTRMDDGYGVANGPTFSPDGATLYHTDSARRIVYRFALSRDGALSERGVFVRFKDEWGYPDGMTTDSEGGVWIAHWDGARISRFTPDGALDRSIALPVSRPTSCVFAGEALNRMFVTSASIGREGEPLAGGLFEVDAGARGAPSFAFAG
- a CDS encoding 2-dehydro-3-deoxygalactonokinase encodes the protein MAKPSIVGVDWGSTNLRAFRFDAEGEIAEVRRAESGARTLRGAAFADVLETLISDWIDDQSRIVTCGMAGGREGWTEAPYANCPVDMHALAGSVIRAPAKFADVWIVPGAKSIRDDGRVEVMRGEETQILGGLENERAPAIVIAPGTHSKWARVENGRLVSFRTYMTGELFALLKAHSILGRTMDVSAPHDAAAFDLGVHRALEDKGLLNLIFSTRSEVLFEHLSPAAAPSYLSGVLLGAEVGEALDRTPFTRDTPIFLVGDPGLAGRYAQALAIAGHNQVQTLDGERAAARGLWRIALERGA
- a CDS encoding 2-dehydro-3-deoxy-6-phosphogalactonate aldolase yields the protein MNLAHIIEVMPLVAILRGLTPADAVPVAASLQRAGIICLEVPLNSPQPFDSIAAIRTKFGDALFVGAGTVLATEQVTEAAAAGAEFIVSPNTDIEVIQNTKARGLSSVPGFFTPTEALTAAKAGADALKLFPADGASPAHLKSMKAVLRGDLPVLAVGGVSESSMADWMAGGAAGFGIGGALYRPGASPEDVEAKARALVAAFKATCK
- a CDS encoding FadR/GntR family transcriptional regulator: MPSHPPTQNLTTSIVNDLGIAIVTGKYSEQNPFPVEGELCKQYKASRSVLREAVKMLTAKGLLKARPRQGTWVQSEEHWNLLDPDVLRWMLERKFSLRLLIEFTQIRLAVEPGAAALAAQLAGPAEQAAITRGIERMLAADRGEDDPLDSDIAFHSSVLRASGNPFYAQLRELIETALRFSIRRTNTYKGVKFASVLDHKRVADAIIAGDATGAERFMRALIQEALDLMMAEERKRKRDRRSA
- a CDS encoding Gfo/Idh/MocA family protein, producing the protein MIKLGLVGVGKIARDQHLPVIAASAEFELVAAASRNASVEGVRNYASLEAMLTAEPSVDAVTLCTPPGPREADARLALARGLHVLLEKPPAATVAAAHDLVSRANGCALHASWHSRHAPGVTPARDWLHGRRIQSVEIVWKEDIRRWHPGQDWILAPGGMGVFDPGINALSILTEIIPSRINLISAELDIPTNREMPIAARLLAHTSDGAAISAKFDFLQTGDQIWEIAIETDRGVLRLIDGGDRLLIDNNEQVLGTLSRHHEYAGVYQHFATLIREHRVDFDLRPLELVAGAFTFGRRNEKPNFEF
- a CDS encoding AraC family transcriptional regulator is translated as MAEMFYAQVAETSVLRYHGETSRISRGVNELAAATPDNLAILAYDESVDLVEGGQRLSLRPGDLYLYHPSRPVEVIGDDCLGLSAFCVATGLIESAHAEMWSPSGAVLHRERATTRLLRAVLLPLLDLARDLPETTFLSTLRHAAQVAALEVGGRTHERGREAKRSLRLHRAQALIEVRHRDPAFGPGVAARELGCSVRLIHQIFEAADRSFGAHLLEARLRTAWKLLASPDNDQRAITQIAYDSGFNDLSTFHRAFRRMFGVSPRDVRSGLI
- a CDS encoding efflux RND transporter periplasmic adaptor subunit; the encoded protein is MNSKKDYRGRTLCAMLLALTLASCSQPEQPAPPPAEVGIVVIAAQPYEHVIRLPGRVSAFEVSEVRPQIGGIVRSRNFREGASVRAGQVLYEIDPAQARTQYADAQAASASAQARFERYERLIDINGVSRQEYDDARAAANQARAGVDAARINLGYTRVTAPISGVIGASTVTPGALATPSQAEPFAVIQQIDRVYVDMTRSASELLQLRGTAASPRARVRIILPGGEYYPTDGELQFSDVTVNESTGAVRLRALFRNPNRTLLPGMFVNAEVSQAVQQDAILAPQRGVTRNARGEATALVVNAQNVVEERTLETGPTAGDQWVVLSGLNPGDRVIIEGVQRAQAGATVNPVPAGSTTPPPEGPPQQGGGGH
- a CDS encoding efflux RND transporter permease subunit, translated to MLPRFFIDRPIFAWVIAIVIALAGALSILRLPVAQYPQIAPPSVTITAIYPGASAQTVEDTVTQVIERQMTGLDDMLYMSASSDSSGSSTITITFEQGADPDVAQVQVQNKLANALPALPQVVQQQGVNVAKSTGNFLLIVGLLSDNPDVTANDMSDFASATLLDQLSRVEGVGQVQLFGAAYAMRIWLDPNRLQGFSLTPGDVIAAIRAQNAEVSAGQIGAQPYVEGQQLNATVSAQSLLETPEEFQNILLRTLPDGSTVRLQDVARVELGAESYGFDSRFNGQPATGLAVSLASGANAVDTAARVRQRINDLSPSFPDGIRANFPYDTTPFVAKSIEEVVKTLIEAVVLVFLVMFLFLQSWRATIIPTITVPIVLLGTFGALAMFGFSINTLTMFAMVLAIGMLVDDAIVVVENVERVMREEGLDAREATRKSMDQITGALIGVALVLAAVFVPMAFFPGSTGVIYQQFSITIVAAMSLSVLMALTLTPALTAALLRHEPPRREGSRVGAVFNRFNAGLAWVSTRYQGILGRTLAPKRGSRMLGIYVIICVALGLLFARLPSAFFPDEDQGFFITVVQLPPGASADRTSAVLRQVEDYYRENESETIESYFAVQGFGFAGAGQNQGLMFVQLKPWEERRGAGQRVDAIVGRAFGALSQIRDGSVFPVQPPAVVELGFSGGFDMQLVNVAGLSREQFTDARNQLLGLAGQNQRLSQVRPNGQDDTPQLQLDIDQHAAAALGVSIPDINTTLAGAWGGVYVNDFIDRGRIKRVFLQGDAPFRMAPEDIGQWHVRTESGEMAPFSAFATSRWISASPRLERFNGAPSFNIQGAGGQGVSSGAAMIEMESLIDQLPAGVAANWTGSSYEERQSGAQAPALYALSLLVVFLCLAALYESWTIPLAVLIVVPLGLLGAALAANLRGLSNDIYFQVGLLATMGLAAKNAILIVEFARNLAEQGRSWGEAAMEAARIRMRPILMTSFAFVFGVMPMALASGAGSGAQNAIGTAVIGGMLAATILVPLLTPFFFVEVHKLFERDWFKRREPATEPPALSGPAE
- a CDS encoding efflux transporter outer membrane subunit, which gives rise to MIQRLALLPALALLSACAVLEPRYERPALPVPGQWPAASLPAQGKPTLPEWQAFYADDKLRALITLALEENRDLRVAAINIERARALYRIQRAERLPAIDAAAAGNIQGVTPRGGDESVERTYTAGLNLAAFEIDFFGRVRGLSRSALQQYLATEDARDSAQISLISEVAAAYITYAGDLELLALAQRTLDAQDQSLTLTQRRFEEGVSSQLDVYRAQTIVETARADAARYTRFVAQDENALALLLGAPVPEELRPTTIDAVTFGVAELPPGLPSDVLLDRPDIRQSEHLLRSANADVGAARAAFFPSVTIAGFAGETDSQFENLFAGVSGQFWNFTPQLNLPIFRGGALRGQLGAANADRDIAVAQYERAIQVAFREVADALAARATLGDELAARQSLANAAGGSYQISEARYREGVDSYLGLLDAQRELYTAQQGLVTARVARATNFVTLYKVLGGGAQE